One window of Notolabrus celidotus isolate fNotCel1 unplaced genomic scaffold, fNotCel1.pri scaffold_216_arrow_ctg1, whole genome shotgun sequence genomic DNA carries:
- the LOC117809059 gene encoding early nodulin-20-like produces the protein MSQSPSMSQSPSLSQSPRMSQSPSMSQSPRMSQSPSRSQSPSRSQSPSMSESPSMSQSPSMSQSPSRSQSPSKSQSPRMSQSPSMSQSPSMSQSVSVKVT, from the coding sequence ATGTCTCAGAGTCCCAGCATGTCTCAGAGTCCCAGCTTGTCTCAGAGTCCCAGGATGTCTCAGAGTCCCAGCATGTCTCAGAGTCCCAGGATGTCTCAGAGTCCCAGCAGGTCTCAGAGTCCCAGCAGGTCTCAGAGTCCCAGCATGTCTGAGAGTCCCAGCATGTCTCAGAGTCCCAGCATGTCTCAGAGTCCCAGCAGGTCTCAGAGTCCCAGCAAGTCTCAGAGTCCCAGGATGTCTCAGAGTCCCAGCATGTCTCAGAGTCCCAGCATGTCTCAGAGCGTCTCAGTGAAGGTAACATGa
- the LOC117809052 gene encoding circumsporozoite protein-like, with product MYRDYENNPNAKPDPNANPDPNANPNPNANPNANPNPNANPNPNPNTNANPNVNPNVSPNVSPNPNANPKVNPNVSPNPNANPNANPNANPNVSPNPNANPNANPNANPKVNPNVSPNPNANPNVSPNPNANPNANPNANPKVNPNVSPNPNANPNANPNANPNVSPNPNANPNANPNANPKVNPNVSPNPNANPNVSPNPNANPNANPNVNPNPNANPNANPNANPNVSPNPNVSPNPNVNPNPNVSPNPNVSPNPNVSPNPNANPNANPNVNPNPNANPNVSPNPNVSPNPNVSPNPNVSPNPNASPNPNCK from the exons ATGTACAGAGATTAT GAGAACAACCCTAACGCAAAGCCTGACCCTAAcgccaaccctgaccctaatgcaaaccctaaccccaacgcCAACCCTAAcgcaaaccctaaccccaacgccaaccctaaccccaaccctaacaccAACGCCAACCCTAAT GTCAACCCTAACGTAAGCCCTAACGTGAGCCCCAACCCTAATGCCAACCCTAAGGTCAACCCTAACGTCAGCCCCAACCCTAATGCCAACCCTAACGCAAACCCTAATGCCAACCCTAACGtgagccctaaccctaatgccaACCCTAACGCAAACCCTAACGCCAACCCTAAGGTCAACCCTAACGTAAGCCCCAACCCTAATGCCAACCCTAACGtgagccctaaccctaatgccaACCCTAACGCAAACCCTAACGCCAACCCTAAGGTCAACCCTAACGTGAGCCCCAACCCTAATGCCAACCCTAACGCAAACCCTAATGCCAACCCTAACGtgagccctaaccctaatgccaACCCTAACGCAAACCCTAACGCCAACCCTAAGGTCAACCCTAACGTAAGCCCCAACCCTAACGCAAACCCTAACGtgagccctaaccctaatgccaACCCTAACGCaaaccctaacgtcaaccccaaccctaacgcaAACCCTAACGCCAACCCTAACGCAAACCCTAACGTCAGCCCCAACCCTAACGTCAGCcccaaccctaacgtcaaccccaaccctaacgtcaGCCCCAACCCTAACGTCAGCCCCAACCCTAACGTCAGCCCCAACCCTAACGCAAACCCTAACGCaaaccctaacgtcaaccccaaccctaacgcaAACCCTAACGTCAGCCCCAACCCTAACGTCAGCCCCAACCCTAACGTCAGCCCCAACCCTAACGTCAGCCCCAACCCTAACGCCAGCcccaaccctaac tgtaaataa